A window of the Kazachstania africana CBS 2517 chromosome 10, complete genome genome harbors these coding sequences:
- the KAFR0J02240 gene encoding zinc-binding alcohol dehydrogenase family protein (similar to Saccharomyces cerevisiae YNL134C; ancestral locus Anc_2.133), which yields MSLPTTMRAVVIEGDKPVVKTGVPLPKLEDGFAMVKTKAVAGNPTDWKHIQWKIGPQGSILGCDVAGEIVQLGPNVDAKEVKIGDKITGFVHGASVRCPTNGAFAEYVAVDLATAYRLPSSTDISGKDNLPEGKVTTYEGAATLPVSLSTAGVALYHNLGLKLEWEPAQPQKNHPILFWGGATAVGQPLIQLAKKLHGYTKIIVVASKKHEAQLKAYGADEIYDYHDADVIEQITSKHKNIQQLVDCVSNPETIQQVYKCAAADLPATVLQLVTFTIENIKPEDRRDNVKIDGTLLYLAAGHAVPFGSMTLPQDKKYREDAIKFIRFINPKVANGEIHHIPVKVYKNGLDGAVQLTDDIKNNRNSGEKLVATFQ from the coding sequence ATGTCTTTACCTACTACTATGAGAGCTGTCGTCATCGAAGGTGACAAACCTGTCGTGAAAACCGGTGTACCATTACCAAAATTGGAAGATGGATTTGCTATGGTCAAGACAAAAGCTGTTGCTGGTAACCCAACTGATTGGAAACATATCCAATGGAAAATTGGTCCACAAGGTTCCATTCTTGGTTGTGATGTAGCTGGtgaaattgttcaattAGGTCCAAACGTTGACGCTAAAGAGGTTAAAATCGGTGACAAGATCACTGGTTTTGTCCACGGTGCCTCTGTTAGATGTCCTACAAATGGTGCCTTCGCTGAATACGTTGCCGTCGATCTTGCTACTGCTTACAGATTGCCAAGTTCAACTGATATAAGTGGTAAAGACAATCTTCCAGAAGGTAAGGTTACTACTTACGAAGGTGCTGCCACTTTACCAGTCTCTTTATCCACTGCTGGTGTTGCTTTGTACCACAATCTTGGCTTAAAGTTGGAATGGGAACCAGCTCAACCTCAAAAAAACCATCCAATTTTATTCTGGGGTGGTGCCACAGCTGTTGGTCAACCATTGATTCAATTGGCCAAAAAATTACACGGTTACACTAAGATCATTGTTGTTGCTTCCAAAAAGCACGAAGCTCAATTAAAGGCCTACGGTGCTGATGAAATCTACGACTACCATGATGCCGATGTTATTGAACAAATCACTTCTAAACATAAGAACATCCAACAGCTTGTCGACTGTGTTTCCAACCCTGAGACCATTCAACAAGTCTACAAGTGTGCTGCCGCTGACCTACCAGCCACTGTATTACAACTAGTCACTTtcaccattgaaaatatcaaaccTGAAGATAGAAGGGACAACGTCAAGATCGACGGTACTTTGTTGTATTTAGCTGCTGGTCACGCCGTCCCATTCGGCTCAATGACCCTTCCACAAGACAAGAAATACAGAGAGGACGccatcaaattcattagaTTCATCAATCCAAAGGTAGCAAACGGTGAAATCCACCATATCCCAGTC
- the KAFR0J02230 gene encoding zinc-binding alcohol dehydrogenase family protein codes for MSLPTTIRAVKVDGDKATIKSSIPLPRLENGYLLLKTKAVAGNPTDWKHIEYKLGTDQATLGCDVVGEIVKFGPDVDQTKFHIGDIVYGFIHGASARSPDNGAFAEYVALDSKLALQTPKGMTFSGKEHIPEGPVTTFEGAATIPCSWYTAGATLFHHFKLKYDWSEDKPQYNFPLLIWGGATALGQPMIQLAKKFHAYSKIIAVASKKHEAQLKAYGADAVFDYHDSDVIEQIKAKYNNIRHLYDCVSNSETIQQVYQCSSDKEDTIVFNFTGMNENTIKPELRRSNIKVQDTIIYAALGYDIPFGGSLIPADQEYRNSVVKFVSIANKLFLNGELRHIPVKVYKNGLEGTLQITDDIKNGRNSGEKLVAIFD; via the coding sequence ATGTCCTTACCCACTACTATAAGAGCTGTTAAAGTTGATGGTGACAAGGCAACCATCAAGTCATCTATCCCTTTGCCAAGATTGGAAAATGGTTATCTTCTATTGAAGACAAAGGCTGTTGCTGGTAATCCAACTGATTGGAAGCATATTGAATACAAATTAGGTACTGATCAAGCCACTCTCGGTTGTGATGTTGTCGGTGAAATTGTCAAATTTGGTCCTGATGTTGATCAAACTAAATTTCACATCGGTGATATCGTCTATGGTTTCATCCATGGTGCCTCTGCTAGAAGCCCAGATAACGGTGCCTTTGCTGAATATGTTGCCTTAGATTCTAAATTAGCTCTTCAAACTCCAAAGGGTATGACATTCAGTGGTAAGGAACACATCCCAGAAGGCCCAGTCACTACTTTTGAAGGTGCTGCCACCATTCCATGTTCTTGGTACACTGCTGGTGCCACTTTGTTCCATCACTTCAAGTTAAAGTACGATTGGTCTGAAGACAAGCCACAATACAATTTCCCACTCTTAATTTGGGGTGGTGCTACCGCTTTGGGACAGCCAATGATTCAATTAGCTAAGAAATTCCACGCTTACAGTAAAATCATTGCTGTCGCATCTAAGAAGCACGAAGCTCAATTAAAGGCTTACGGTGCCGATGCTGTCTTTGATTACCATGATAGCGATGTCATTGAACAAATCAAAGCTAAATACAACAATATCAGACACTTATATGACTGTGTTTCCAACTCAGAAACCATTCAACAGGTTTATCAATGTTCTTCCGACAAAGAAGATACTATTGTCTTCAACTTCACTGGTATGAACGAAAACACCATCAAGCCAGAATTAAGAAGATCAAACATTAAAGTTCAAGACACTATAATTTACGCAGCTTTAGGATATGATATCCCATTTGGCGGCTCTCTAATACCAGCTGATCAAGAATACAGAAATAGTGttgtaaaatttgttaGTATTGCAAACAAGCTTTTCTTGAACGGTGAATTGCGTCACATCCCAGTCAAGGTATACAAGAATGGCTTAGAAGGTACTCTACAAATTACCGATGACATTAAGAATGGCAGGAACTCTGGTGAGAAATTAGTTGCCATCTTCgattaa